From a single Brassica napus cultivar Da-Ae chromosome C9, Da-Ae, whole genome shotgun sequence genomic region:
- the LOC106427869 gene encoding aspartic proteinase 36: MSAVRLTAAILVCLLPLTVLSYGFPAALKLERAVPANHEMEISQLKARDRARHGRLLQSLGGVIDFPVDGTFDPFVVGLYYTKLRLGSPPRDFYVQIDTGSDVLWVSCASCNGCPQTSGLQIQLNYFDPGSSVTATPISCSDQRCSWGIQSSDSGCSVQNNLCAYTFQYGDGSGTSGFYVSDVLQFDMIVGSSLVPNSTAQVVFGCSTSQTGDLVKSDRAVDGIFGFGQQGMSVVSQLASQGVAPRVFSHCLKGENGGGGILVLGEIVAPNLVFTPLVPSQPHYNVNLLSISVNGQALPINPSVFSTSNGQGTIIDTGTTLAYLSEEAYVPFVEAITKAVAQSVRPVVSKGNQCYVIASSVADVFPPVSLNFAGGASMFLNPQDYLIQQNNVGGTSVWCIGFQRIQNQGITILGDLVLKDKIFVYDLVGQRIGWANYDCSMSVNVSATSSSGRSEYVNAGQFSDNAAPQKLSLNMVGNTLMLLLMVINMFL, encoded by the exons ATGTCGGCTGTCCGGTTAACGGCGGCTATCCTGGTTTGTCTATTACCGTTGACGGTTCTGTCCTACGGTTTTCCGGCGGCTCTGAAACTAGAAAGAGCGGTTCCGGCGAATCACGAGATGGAGATCAGCCAGCTCAAGGCTCGCGACAGAGCCAGGCACGGCAGATTGTTGCAGTCTCTCGGCGGAGTTATTGATTTCCCCGTCGACGGAACTTTTGATCCTTTCGTTGTTGG atTATACTACACGAAACTGCGATTGGGATCTCCTCCAAGAGACTTCTATGTACAGATTGACACAGGAAGTGATGTTCTGTGGGTTAGTTGTGCTTCTTGCAATGGCTGCCCTCAAACCAGTGGACTCCAA ATTCAATTGAATTACTTTGATCCAGGGAGCTCAGTGACAGCCACACCAATCTCATGTTCTGACCAAAGATGCAGCTGGGGTATTCAATCCTCCGATTCAGGTTGTTCTGTTCAGAACAACCTTTGCGCTTACACGTTTCAGTATGGAGATGGAAGTGGCACTTCCGGGTTCTACGTCTCCGATGTCTTGCAGTTTGACATGATTGTTGGTAGCTCTCTCGTCCCTAACTCAACGGCTCAGGTTGTGTTCGG ATGCAGCACCTCGCAGACGGGTGATTTGGTGAAGTCGGATCGAGCGGTTGACGGAATCTTCGGGTTTGGGCAACAAGGGATGTCTGTGGTTTCTCAGCTTGCTTCGCAGGGAGTAGCTCCGAGAGTGTTCTCACACTGTTTGAAAGGAGAAAACGGAGGCGGAGGGATATTGGTTCTTGGAGAGATTGTTGCGCCAAACCTTGTCTTTACTCCTCTTGTTCCCTCACA GCCTCATTACAACGTGAATCTGCTGAGCATCTCAGTGAATGGCCAAGCTTTGCCTATCAATCCATCCGTCTTCTCCACATCAAACGGCCAGGGAACAATCATTGACACTGGCACAACATTGGCATACCTTTCTGAAGAAGCCTATGTTCCTTTCGTTGAAGCT ATTACAAAGGCTGTTGCGCAGTCTGTGAGACCTGTTGTGTCGAAAGGGAACCAGTGCTACGTCATAGCCTCCAG TGTGGCAGACGTATTTCCTCCAGTTAGCTTGAACTTTGCTGGTGGAGCATCCATGTTCTTGAATCCTCAGGATTACCTCATACAACAGAACAACGTC GGAGGTACTTCAGTATGGTGCATTGGTTTCCAGAGGATACAGAATCAGGGGATAACCATCCTTGGAG ATTTAGTTCTTAAAGACAAGATCTTTGTCTATGATTTGGTCGGTCAGAGAATCGGATGGGCAAACTACGACT GTTCAATGTCGGTCAATGTGTCTGCGACTAGCAGCAGCGGAAGAAGCGAATATGTGAACGCAGGACAGTTTAGTGACAATGCAGCTCCACAGAAACTGTCTTTAAACATGGTCGGAAACACTCTGATGCTCCTGTTAATGGTAATCAACATGTTCTTATAG
- the LOC106427859 gene encoding SRSF protein kinase 2, translating into MADEKDGGRMSDASDYSSEDEGTEDYRRGGYHAVRVGDTFKNGSYVIQSKLGWGHFSTVWLAWDTLKSRYVALKIQKSAQHYTEAAMDEIKILKQIAEGDPEDKKCVVKLLDHFKHAGPNGQHVCMVFEYLGDNLLSVIKYSDYRGVPLNMVKELCFHILVGLDYLHRELSIIHTDIKPENILLCSTINPEADARRTGAPLVLPTAKDKAVAEKEKPKSYTYSADMTKNQKKKIRKKANKKVVVEEDGSEENELASNSEAKPNGNSTVEGSEGSSERAKEAENVGEKSRGNRRGSRATKQKLLADVDRKCKLVDFGNACWTYKQFTSDIQTRQYRCPEVILGSKYSTSADMWSFACICFELATGDVLFNPHSGENYERDEDHLALMMELLGTMPRKIALGGRYSRDYFNRQGELRHIRRLRFWPLSKVLMEKYEFSEEDAVAMQDFITPILEFAPEKRPTAAQCLTHPWLNPVPRSLKPLPSPQKPKEEEDSTDENKAKEKDEREAMEVGVGNIAIDGSEEKVSARAGRQSARDLRT; encoded by the exons ATGGCGGATGAGAAAGACGGTGGACGCATGAGTGACGCTAGCGATTATTCTTCAGAGGATGAAGGAACAGAGGATTACAGGAGAGGAGGCTACCATGCCGTGCGAGTGGGCGATACTTTCAAGAATGGATCTTATGTGATTCAGAGTAAGCTTGGTTGGGGTCACTTCTCCACTGTTTGGCTCGCTTGGGACACTCTCAAATCA CGTTATGTAGCTTTGAAAATCCAGAAGAGCGCACAGCACTACACTGAGGCAGCCATGGACGAGATCAAAATCTTGAAACAGATTGCGGAAGGTGACCCCGAAGACAAGAAGTGCGTTGTGAAGCTTCTTGATCATTTCAAGCACGCGGGTCCTAACGGGCAGCATGTGTGCATGGTCTTTGAGTATTTGGGAGATAATCTCTTGTCTGTTATCAAGTACAGCGACTACCGTGGTGTCCCTCTCAACATGGTTAAAGAGCTTTGTTTCCACATCTTAGTCGGTTTGGATTATCTTCACCGCGAGCTTTCGATTATCCATACCGATATCAAACCGGAGAATATTCTCCTCTGTTCCACCATCAACCCTGAGGCAGATGCTAGGAGAACCGGTGCTCCTCTTGTTCTTCCAACCGCTAAGGACAAGGCTGTTGCTGAGAAAGAGAAACCGAAGAGTTACACGTACAGTGCGGATATGActaagaatcagaagaagaagatccgTAAGAAAGCTAATAAGAAGGTAGTAGTTGAAGAGGACGGTTCAGAGGAAAACGAGTTAGCTTCTAACTCCGAGGCGAAACCAAACGGAAACTCTACTGTGGAGGGTTCAGAAGGGAGTTCTGAAAGAGCGAAAGAGGCAGAGAATGTCGGCGAAAAGAGTCGGGGCAATAGGAGAGGAAGTAGAGCCACTAAGCAGAAGTTGCTTGCGGATGTTGATAGGAAATGCAAGCTGGTTGATTTTGGGAATGCTTGTTGGACTTATAAGCAGTTTACGAGCGATATCCAGACGAGGCAGTATCGATGTCCTGAGGTTATTCTTGGCTCCAAATACTCAACCTCGGCGGATATGTGGTCGTTTGCTTGCATTTGCTTCGAGCTTGCTACTGGAGATGTTCTGTTTAATCCTCACAGCGGTGAAAACTATGAGAGGGATGAG GATCACTTGGCATTGATGATGGAGCTTCTTGGGACGATGCCACGAAAG ATTGCATTAGGAGGACGCTACTCGCGTGATTACTTCAACCGGCAGGGTGAACTAAGGCACATTAGGCGGTTGCGGTTCTGGCCACTGAGCAAGGTTTTAATGGAGAAGTATGAGTTCAGCGAGGAAGACGCGGTTGCTATGCAAGATTTCATCACTCCCATTCTTGAATTTGCACCTGAGAAGAGACCTACTGCTGCTCAGTGCTTAACGCACCCTTGGCTGAATCCTGTCCCTAGATCACTTAAACCGTTACCAAGTCCACAAAaacccaaagaagaagaagattctaCAGATGAGAATAAAGCCAAGGAGAAGGATGAGAGGGAAGCCATGGAGGTTGGCGTTGGGAATATAGCCATTGATGGATCAGAGGAAAAGGTGTCAGCAAGAGCAGGTCGTCAATCTGCTCGCGATCTTCGCACTTGA